In Centroberyx gerrardi isolate f3 unplaced genomic scaffold, fCenGer3.hap1.cur.20231027 Scaffold_507, whole genome shotgun sequence, the sequence ATGCACAGGAAGCAGTCACGGTGCCAGGGCTTGTCTTGGTAGGTCACTCCACCTGTTGTGATGGCCTAgaggcaacacaaacacaggctagagtaaaaaaaaacacacacacaaccacaaactGGCACACGCTGACACTCCTCTTGCTATTCATCTTCTTACTATTCAGCAACAGTGTGAGTAacataaaaatgtcacagagtCAGGTAGATTTATTGCAGCAGTCAATAAGTATAAAACATTTAGCTGTAACCTTACCTTCTTACAAGCACAGCACTGGTAGGCAAACTGCTTCTCAAAGCAGGGCACACAGAAGTAGCCGGTGTCTTTGGGGATGAAGGACTtggttcctattggctgctgGCAGCGGTGGCACAGGAAGCAGGTCTCATGCCAGCTGTTCCCCTTGTATTCCATTTTGCGGGAACCTGGCACAGGGGATGAGGAGCAGCTTAGTCAGCATATGGTACCTCTATGACAGAAACACATTCCTGCCCAAAATAGACCACCTCTATCTGTAGGGGAGGACAACGCAATCCTCATAATCTAGCGTGGGCCAATGCTGAAGTAATTGAAGCATTGCTATGAATAAAGAGCTGATATGAGGCCACCTCGAAAGATAGGGAAGAGAAAAATTGCATTTCATGTCTGGTGTTAAGTGTTAAGCTTCTTTTCTGCACATGTGATAATCATCgccataatatcatatcattttttgtttattttgactgCTGGAGCAGTTGGGCATAATCattactgtcatcatcatcatcattgtcgtCATCGCCGTCGTCATGCCAACCGTACCTGGCATGACGGTTTTCTTGCAGGTGGTACACTTGGAGGAGTGCTCATGGGAGTAGCACTCtgtgcagagcagcagctcatccttgGCAGCAAAGGCCTTTTCCACCAGAGAGCGGCTGCACTTGGCACACTTGAAGCATTGCTCATGCCAGTGGCGATCCTTATAGGACAGGTCCTATCAATGTTGAAGACATTATTTACTGCACTTGTCAGCGGATGTAAGGCGAAAGGTTTGATTTAAAGCTGGCATGGTTAGGAACATGGCAGGATAAGTAATTCCAGTGGGGGTAATGGGTTGGTGCGTGTGGTAAGGTCTACATTAACCTTAAAGAAAAAGGTGGTTTAAAATGTTTCTCGCCTGTTTTAGGGCATGAGCACTTTAGGCCATCATAGACATAAAGCTGTAACCGGTACTTTAAGGTATTTTAGCACTTATCTTGTGTCTTCTTTCATACATTGCTGACGTCAAAACCGTTATTCTCAGGTCAGCACTGGCACTCCCTTACCTTGCAGTTACAGCCAATTGGTAAAGAGCAGCCCTCACAGCAGTTAGCGAACAGGTTCTCATAGCACTTAGTGCAGTACTGCGTGTCCTCTTTCATTATGTACTTCTTCCCCAGGAGGGAGTCTTTGCAGTAATGGCAGTCGAAACGCTCGCTGGTGGACATCGTCGCTCGCTTTTCTTAGCTGCAGgtcaaagagaggaagaggaggaggaggaaaattgCACAATGAAGAAGAATaggagaaatggaaaaaaaaagtcctgtAATAGGCCCTCTTTCCTGCAATCAGAGTCCAAGCAATCTCATCCCCTTCTCATCAACCAAGAGGCCAAGcatttttcccctcctttcaaaagcatgtgaaaaaaaagcaaagttcTATTAAAGAAACTAAGAAGTCTCTACCTCAGTTGATCTGGGGCGAGGATGAGGCTGAGCTGGGGGCTGCAGAGAGCGGTCCAGGCACAGGGATGGGGCAGGGATGAAAAGGGGTAAGGCAGGATTAGGGGTATACACTGGGGGGGCTCATCTATAAATACTGGCCCTCTTATTAGCAGTAATCTCTGGGGAGAATGGACATGCTCCACTGCACCATTCTGCACCTTTTAAGGGAGCTGGTGGTGCACACAGCACCAGGCCCGTGAATTGATTTAATCATTGTTGCTTTATCAGAGAAATGCAGAAAAGCGATGAAAAATGCATGTTTATGAACAAAGGAATGTATGCACCATACACTGACACTGTAGAAAGAGCAtgttttttaatccatttaaaAATCTTGATATATTTACATAAACTCTGAGTCTGAATTGAGGAAAAACGTGTGAATGGAAGATATTCAAATACTGCTGGTGGGAGAGATGAAACTATGTAATTCATGCTATGACATCAAGCCCAAATCTTTGCTTTCCATCAATTTCACAGAAATCCACATCAGCAAAAGAATACTTTTGATCCTAAAACTGTTACATCTGTCATCATTTACACACTAATATCCAGTTTGGCCATTGGCACCACAGTACAGTAGATAGATAGCCATTTGGCTGTCGTGACACTTGTGGCCCTGGTCCATGCCTGCACCATGCAAGCAGTTGCAGATGGTTTACGGGAGGAAGGCGCCAATAGCTTTGTGGTTGCCAGGTACTGAACTATATTGCCAGGACCACTCAGTGGCTATTGAGAGTGTATTGGCAGCACTTCAGATGGGGGAAGCTGTGGATGTTCAATCCACCCACGGCAAATTCTTAGatatgggggtggggggtggagatgACAGTTTGAGTGTGACTATTTTGTTGATAGTAATACTCTTCCATcttgattaaaaatcacattctctGTTTATGTTGTTGTGTTTAATGGGCTCTGGCTCTCCAAATGGGAAGACATCTCACTAGCTAGGGTGCTGTGCCTTGAGTATTAcattaaaaagtgtttttttgttttgtttgtttgtttgttaatgtTTGGCTCAATCAACTAAACCAAGGAAAGTAAATTAATATACAGTAGTAGTTGTCAAAAATGCATATTTGAGACAGTACAGGCCCACACAGCACAAACCAGCACAGCCCAAATGTACCACCTGGTTAAAAATCCCAGTTTTTGATCATGTTTGACTGACTGCCAACTAATTACATTTGAATCTTGGAGCATGTGGTCGTATCGCTTTTCAAAAGGATCAGGAGGCGGACATCTTTATAAAAATAGCCTGGGAGGACCACCAGCCCACCACAGAGGCCTAatcctccatacacacacacaggaaggtcAGGGACTGGGATGAGGCTGAAAGGAATGCAACTCTGGCTAGATAGACTCATTTCcctactgtttttttctctggatCCAGTTCAGTTCTCTTACATGTAAAGAAACTACACTCTTATAATTACAATGTAATTATTTCAAGTTAATCTCCACCTCTGTATTGGCTCATAATGTTGGATCTCGGGTCTGTTCTGTGTATGGAGGTGGCATCTACAAACCTCTGAGGGATAATGCAAGGCTGTGTTATTTTTGAACTGCAAACTGCTTTCATGTGAACCCATTGCTGCGCGTTATGTAAGGCTTTTGGCTCAAAATAACCATATCAGGTCAGGAATTTAGGTGCaggaaaagttttggaaaacaATTTTGATGTGCAACCATGCTATCCTTGAGGTGCTATTTACTTCTCGGTAAGTAGGTGGATCCATTGGATTACACAGAGTTATCCACCGCACTGGATTAAGTTACAGCAACATTGTATCGGTCACTGTCGGTGTCCAGATCAGCAGCTGCAAATCAAAAAGCCAGACCTGAAATAAACCCGGACCCAATTGCATGGGAAAATTATAGCCATTGCCTCTCAAAAGCTTCTGATCTTTGTTGCAATGGTGGGTGCTGCACTGAATGTCTATCATGTGACACCAAGCCAATGTGGAGGTGACCTATATTCACCAgcaaacaaaaagacacaatATGAAAGTCATGAAAAACAACTTGTATGTTAATATTCAAGGATAGCGTGTTGCTACTGGCAATGTTATTCACTGGATTTTAAAGCAGGGATTATTgtaattatatatttttgagtattaatctgtgtgtgtatgcatttgtgcgtgtgtgtttgtgaatttaCAATAACCTCTCTAGTCTAACGTGTACAGTATCTGATAGATAGCAGGGCCACTGGCGGTCTTTGTCTCTTAGATTATGAACTTCTAGATGGGCACCAGACTGTGCCAGCTCTGCAGAGCAAAAAGCTTGCTGATCTTGCATATTCCTTTGCCTGCTTAATCCCCTGAAGTCAACTAGTGGGCAGCTGCCAACAGATTTCGTATGCCGCCCGCCTAGCCCCAATAAATAGGCCTTTATCTGACCTGGACTCGGGTGTCCTCTTATCTTAATGCATTCATTCTTTACAACAAGGTGTCagtggctgttttttttctttaatcaaATGATCTCAGAGAAGAACAGATACATTTACTTTGGTGGCTCCTTTGAGGTGGCGACTCGTTGTAGACTGAGAAGGATCAACGCTACACAGTCGCTTCCCTCTGAAGCACAAAGGCCTCGCCGCACCAGAGTTGACAGCTGGTTGGCATGGTGATGACAGGATAAGTGGGATCCATTAGGTTGAGACGAGGGGCTGCTCTAGTAGTTAATGAGAGGACTCACACAGACCTGTCCCTTTGAGCAGGCCTCTAAACTCTTCTCCAATATGGAGAGCTTGCTTTCAGCAAAGCGTTCAGACAGAACAGGATAGCCACATAGGGGGTTGCCGGGGGACAAGGAGGTACAATCACTAAGTCTATGATCTCGCAAAACCTTACACCCCTTCAGGGAGGAACTGAGTGCCTGGGTAATGCTGCCACCCCCACCCACAACCCCCAATTCTCACCAAGTGAGTCATGGTATGAGTGGGTGATGAGACCTGTCAGAGAGCCAGACATATGATCTCCACTGctaaagaggagagaaagttgtCTACTCCTTGGAATGCAGAACCCATTAAAATGCTCGCATCAATTCCTCACACTCTCCTCCTTTAACAGATTTCGTGGTATTCGGATGAGCCGAGTGTAGACAAAGCTGGTGATCACCTTTTGATGACAGCAGCGTGTGGGAGCGCAGATTTGCCATCAGCAGCATATTCCAAATCTAATCTTAATCAGAAATGTATTCCTATTAGAATCAATTATTCACAGCCTGCAAAACCTAGACAACATTTGAAAAGAAGATATGGAAATGCAAACCCACCTGGTAGAAGAAAGCACAATCTTTGGTGAGCCTCAGACAGTTTCACAACCCAAAGAAGAGCCTGAGTGCCTTTTCCAACAATGCCTTTTTCTCTAGCTTTGAGCCTCAGCTGTGGCGACAGCGCAGATACTTTCCCAGGAATAATAGCTTCACTCTCCAGTGCCTTGTGCTAAAACACTTCCCGTTACACAGATATTGCAGCACAAGTAAACAAGCTGAAGTTCACTGTGAAAAGATTCCAGATTCTCGGATGCATCCCAAAAGCAACGGCCCCCATCGTGCTCCAGCAGCGGCCGGTATGGTAGGAATTTCATCTGGATGATGGCTCATTCTCTGATGTATTGTCTGCCAGGGTCGAGGGGGCAGAATTTAAATGGAGAGAGGATGTTTTATGAAATATTTGCACAATCTATGTTGAGAAAATTACAGTGCTGCTGCTCACATTTAGTGTTCTCTGTGAATTATGTGTAGATACAATAAGGTAAAAAACAGTTATAGTCAATAAATGTGTCCAAGGAACCTAGAGTGATATTCGTGTAGTGAATTAAGCAACAGAATTCATTCATTgcattatttaaccaggcaaatATCAAATCTATAGCTGAGGACAGTGAACTCCTCCTCCGAGTTTTGAGCACGTCGCCTGAACTTTCACATTAATCCCCAACTGACATCGATGGATTATTTACACCGCTGTTCCCGGCGACACACACTTATCACACACTCCGGCCTGGCCTGACCTGTGTCAACTCTGTGCGGTGAAGGAGATGGCTGCAAATACCAGAGTGCTAGTGAGGATATGGTGTAACTAACAACAGCTAGAGGATCGAGGCGTAACCAACCACAACACACTCTCCTCGCTCTCATCAATCACTTATCAGGGCTTTTGGACCCCTATTTATACCTCTCTCTGCATTGCATGGCACTGTAGAACAGAGTGGGCAACAAGAGGGGAAATTACATCTGCTATAGATGTCAGAACACTATAATAGGTGACATTAGCTAAAATCTGTCAGGACCAACGCACTATGTGTAACCTGAACATCCCAGGCTTTAAGATCCCTGTAAAATATTGGAAATGTTTCCAAATTTGAAGCTAATGAGAAATTAagtctgttttttattgttatcaTGTTGGCAGAAATCAATAAGGATGTGAAATGAACCAAATTAACAGACATCGCTTTACATTATGAAAGAATGTTGTGTGCTTCAATCATATTTGCTCATTTGTCcatatctttattttctttgacaCTATCAGACATCTACAGTTAAACACAACATTTGGCAAAATACAATGATTTGGCAAAAAACTTGTACTGATTGATTCACCGACTGGTTCAGTGAACTGGCAGAAAATGAGCATTGCTTGAGAAATTTTCATGTTCAACCACACATGAAGATTTCAATCCACTCGGTACAGTGTTTTTTAAGGACACTAGCAAATGTTAGTGCCAGGTCAAACAGTATCCAGAGACATCCTGATTCACTCTCTGTTACTgtaacacactcacagacagagggaca encodes:
- the LOC144538427 gene encoding four and a half LIM domains protein 2-like, producing the protein MSTSERFDCHYCKDSLLGKKYIMKEDTQYCTKCYENLFANCCEGCSLPIGCNCKDLSYKDRHWHEQCFKCAKCSRSLVEKAFAAKDELLLCTECYSHEHSSKCTTCKKTVMPGSRKMEYKGNSWHETCFLCHRCQQPIGTKSFIPKDTGYFCVPCFEKQFAYQCCACKKAITTGGVTYQDKPWHRDCFLCIGCKKQLSGQRFTSRENYPYCLECFSNLYAKKCVGCTKPITSLAGAKYISFEERQWHSECFTCTQCSVSLVGRGFLTQRDNILCTDCGREK